From a single Xanthocytophaga agilis genomic region:
- a CDS encoding sigma-70 family RNA polymerase sigma factor produces the protein MLFFRRSPKKAPADDAELLRRYRESGDLKVLGELYERYMHLVFGVCLKYLKKEDDSKDATMQIFEKLVTELRVHEVKNFSSWLHTLARNHCLMQLRVHKTYTSQGTIYLSADENMEFEVASHPEEEDIEYRLTQIEDGMNELPEEQKRCLELFYIDQKSYKEICDMTGFDFKQVKSYLQNGKRNLKLYLDKTG, from the coding sequence ATGCTCTTTTTCCGCCGTTCACCTAAAAAAGCCCCAGCTGATGATGCAGAACTCTTACGGCGTTACCGTGAGTCTGGTGATCTGAAAGTACTGGGTGAGCTTTATGAAAGATATATGCATTTGGTGTTTGGGGTTTGCCTGAAGTATCTGAAAAAGGAAGACGACAGCAAAGATGCCACCATGCAGATTTTTGAAAAGCTGGTTACTGAATTGAGAGTTCACGAAGTAAAAAACTTTAGTAGTTGGCTGCATACACTGGCACGCAATCACTGTCTGATGCAGTTACGGGTACATAAAACCTATACTTCTCAGGGAACGATTTATTTATCTGCTGATGAGAATATGGAATTTGAGGTTGCATCGCATCCAGAAGAGGAAGACATAGAGTATCGGTTGACACAGATAGAAGATGGAATGAACGAATTGCCCGAAGAACAAAAGCGTTGTCTTGAGCTTTTTTATATCGACCAGAAGTCATACAAGGAGATATGTGATATGACTGGTTTCGATTTTAAACAGGTTAAGAGCTATTTGCAGAATGGAAAGAGAAATCTTAAGCTCTATCTGGACAAAACCGGATAA
- a CDS encoding glycosyltransferase family 2 protein, with product MQIAITTTVKSCSAETLANFASYHLSIGFDYIFFFFDDENEIPPDVTIKEERIIIIKNDDLLQRSWQKTKLRHMLEYTSSDLIARQVLNIEAAINLSLQLNVSWILHIDVDELFYAPAYNNVKDHFKYMEQQHIQSINYVNYEAICEKTYIDNYYKEVTLFKRNPLTLTLKQKDLIQCHYPGGMKNFFLFYGNGKPAGKVSARLTPNGPHFFKNAIQFYPNTGPIILHYPVCGFENFYNKYHTLGFFPDLWLGEYSIEQQLPFHIRARNIIHSQTRQQAEKFYNHEVVISDQKLIEQLLINEIFCRIHKPSQAFK from the coding sequence ATGCAAATTGCAATTACTACAACAGTAAAATCATGTTCAGCAGAAACGCTGGCCAACTTTGCCAGTTATCATTTAAGTATCGGATTTGATTATATTTTCTTTTTTTTTGATGATGAAAATGAAATCCCTCCAGATGTTACGATCAAAGAGGAAAGAATTATTATTATCAAAAATGATGACCTATTACAGCGCTCATGGCAAAAGACTAAGCTAAGACATATGTTAGAATATACGTCTAGTGATTTAATTGCGCGTCAAGTACTGAATATAGAGGCAGCTATTAATCTTTCGCTTCAGTTAAATGTCTCCTGGATTTTGCATATTGATGTAGATGAACTATTTTATGCACCTGCCTATAACAATGTTAAAGATCATTTTAAGTATATGGAACAACAACATATACAATCTATTAACTATGTGAATTATGAGGCTATCTGTGAAAAAACCTATATTGATAATTATTACAAGGAAGTTACGCTTTTTAAAAGAAATCCACTCACTTTAACTTTAAAGCAGAAAGATCTGATTCAATGTCACTATCCAGGAGGGATGAAAAATTTCTTCTTGTTTTATGGTAATGGTAAGCCTGCCGGTAAAGTATCTGCCAGACTTACACCAAACGGGCCTCATTTTTTTAAGAATGCTATTCAATTTTATCCAAATACCGGACCAATTATATTGCATTATCCTGTTTGCGGCTTTGAAAATTTTTATAACAAATATCATACACTTGGATTCTTTCCTGATCTATGGCTAGGTGAATACTCTATTGAGCAACAGTTGCCCTTCCATATTCGCGCCAGAAATATAATCCATTCTCAAACAAGACAGCAGGCAGAAAAATTTTATAACCATGAGGTAGTTATTAGTGATCAGAAACTTATTGAACAGTTACTTATAAATGAAATTTTTTGTAGAATTCATAAGCCTTCACAAGCTTTTAAATAA
- a CDS encoding YfbK domain-containing protein has translation MSKLLIVPTLFCLSWLGFALIHTHKTITGTVTDSVTHQKLAGVKITVYGTATETKTDGQGNYSIQVVGNKSVLVFTYSGYAPKSLSVNNLSQIDVKLVKGQRRSVISAKDKAYQPKYETKQEDLTLNETSITTQEGETSKEMYFMEPNIASKVAPPAIASDYNTESYNTIHENIFQEALRNPLSTFSIDVDAASYSNVRRFVELGQAPPKDAVRIEEMINYFEYDYPQPSGNVPFSITTEVSECPWNPKNRLVHIGLQGKNIPTQNLPPSNLVFLIDVSGSMQDANKLPLLKSAFGLLIEQLRPQDHVAIVVYAGAAGLVLPSTSGNQKEKIRNALNQLEAGGSTAGGQGIELAYKVAQEYFQKDGNNRIILATDGDFNVGSSSDAEMERLIEKKRSTGIFLTVLGFGMGNYKDSKMEILADKGDGNYAYIDNLLEGKKVFVNEFGGTLFTIAKDVKIQIEFNPAQVKAYRLVGYENRALKNEDFNNDKKDAGELGSGHNVTALYEIVPTGESSDNSSDTIDPLKYQKNVVDPKAYKAREMMTVKLRYKKPNETTSSLIETTLADNKTPLSKTSDNFRFSAAVAEYAMLLRDSEYKGTATYNQVITLATQAKGKDEEGYRIEFINMVKASEFLQAKR, from the coding sequence ATGAGTAAACTACTTATAGTGCCTACCCTATTTTGCCTATCCTGGCTAGGTTTTGCCCTTATTCATACACACAAAACCATTACAGGTACAGTAACAGACTCTGTCACCCATCAAAAACTGGCAGGAGTAAAAATTACAGTATATGGTACTGCTACAGAGACTAAAACCGATGGGCAGGGAAATTATTCAATTCAGGTAGTAGGTAATAAGTCCGTTCTGGTTTTTACATACAGTGGGTATGCTCCCAAAAGTCTATCGGTAAATAACCTGTCACAGATTGATGTAAAACTTGTTAAAGGTCAACGTAGATCGGTAATATCAGCAAAAGACAAAGCCTATCAGCCAAAATATGAGACCAAACAGGAAGATTTAACATTGAATGAAACTTCGATTACAACTCAAGAAGGAGAAACATCTAAAGAGATGTATTTTATGGAGCCCAATATAGCTTCCAAAGTCGCTCCACCAGCTATAGCTTCTGATTACAATACAGAATCGTATAATACTATTCATGAAAATATATTCCAGGAAGCTCTTCGCAATCCGCTTTCAACCTTTTCCATAGATGTAGATGCTGCCAGTTACAGCAATGTAAGACGTTTTGTTGAGTTGGGCCAAGCCCCTCCCAAAGATGCAGTCCGGATAGAGGAAATGATCAACTATTTTGAATATGACTATCCTCAGCCTTCGGGAAATGTGCCATTTTCGATTACAACTGAAGTATCAGAATGCCCATGGAACCCAAAGAACCGACTTGTACATATTGGGTTGCAAGGCAAAAATATTCCTACCCAAAATCTGCCTCCTTCCAATCTGGTTTTTCTGATTGATGTTTCCGGCTCAATGCAGGATGCCAATAAGTTGCCGTTGCTTAAATCAGCCTTTGGATTACTTATTGAACAGCTACGTCCTCAGGACCATGTGGCAATAGTGGTGTATGCAGGAGCTGCAGGTTTGGTGTTACCTTCTACTTCAGGTAATCAGAAAGAAAAAATCAGGAATGCACTTAATCAGTTGGAAGCTGGGGGATCGACTGCGGGTGGACAAGGCATTGAATTGGCCTATAAAGTGGCTCAGGAATACTTTCAAAAAGATGGTAATAACCGGATTATTCTCGCTACTGATGGAGATTTCAATGTTGGTTCATCCAGTGATGCGGAAATGGAAAGGCTGATAGAGAAAAAACGTAGTACAGGCATATTTCTGACGGTATTGGGCTTTGGAATGGGTAATTACAAAGATTCTAAAATGGAAATTCTAGCAGACAAAGGAGATGGCAACTATGCCTATATTGATAACCTGCTGGAAGGCAAGAAAGTGTTTGTCAATGAATTTGGAGGTACATTATTTACTATTGCCAAAGATGTAAAGATTCAGATTGAGTTTAACCCGGCACAGGTTAAAGCCTATCGACTGGTTGGTTATGAAAACAGAGCCTTAAAAAACGAAGACTTTAACAATGATAAGAAAGATGCAGGAGAGTTAGGTTCGGGACATAATGTAACCGCTCTGTATGAAATTGTTCCTACAGGAGAGTCTTCAGACAATTCATCGGACACTATAGATCCACTTAAATACCAAAAGAATGTTGTTGATCCCAAAGCTTATAAAGCCAGGGAAATGATGACAGTAAAATTACGGTATAAGAAACCAAATGAAACTACCAGCAGTCTTATTGAAACAACATTGGCTGATAATAAAACACCTCTGAGTAAAACGTCTGACAATTTCCGGTTCTCAGCAGCAGTAGCAGAATATGCTATGTTATTACGTGATTCAGAATATAAAGGTACCGCTACTTATAATCAGGTGATCACATTAGCTACTCAAGCAAAAGGTAAAGATGAGGAAGGGTATCGAATTGAGTTTATCAATATGGTAAAGGCTAGTGAATTTCTACAAGCCAAAAGATAA
- a CDS encoding TonB family protein produces the protein MTRHKKNSPSLQSPLSQDIIEKYLFSKENSDISYPVESKLANDAFTADAVDGLGTQQSAQQMKGNMNDLKSRLHQRISQQKQKRGGISIPFGMQPYAIAASVALLLCCAVVVMFNVKYSEKITPSLAKTQNEHPVVSSNATPLANERNQNEIALEQAPSYQEPATTNSEFKKSDKVEADKNVTKSFLATSEKHKAVITRAENVLESTVIESKDKSPATTATATMMAKEDLPVATSNQPVLLEEKMAVPPTESVQGNSFASVKPSAQKNTTAIDDSNTFAKSKVKATTGGVQTPRIVKGRVVDAEDGMAIPGTVVTVKGTNITTYTNQNGEYAITVPADGELAFSFVGYITYRIPVDQHGTINASLSPDMKSLSEVVVIGSEDEKSGKTAYTPAQPEKGMPEFMKTIEQKLEASPNAGSYGSGTIKIGFTVEPDGSLTNVKVLKSIGGESDQTAVQAVKDASRWTPAQENGKPVSQKMKIRIPFKNKKK, from the coding sequence ATGACCCGACATAAAAAAAATAGCCCTTCCCTACAGTCACCTTTGTCTCAGGATATTATTGAGAAATATCTCTTTAGCAAAGAGAATAGCGATATTTCTTACCCTGTGGAATCCAAATTAGCCAATGATGCATTCACAGCAGATGCTGTTGATGGTTTGGGCACTCAACAAAGTGCACAGCAGATGAAGGGCAATATGAACGATTTGAAATCACGTTTACATCAGCGGATTTCCCAACAGAAACAAAAACGAGGTGGTATTAGCATTCCTTTTGGTATGCAACCTTATGCCATTGCTGCGTCAGTGGCTTTGTTGTTATGCTGTGCTGTTGTTGTAATGTTCAATGTTAAATATTCAGAGAAAATAACTCCTTCTCTGGCTAAAACTCAGAATGAACATCCCGTTGTTTCTTCCAATGCAACACCTTTAGCTAATGAACGCAACCAAAATGAGATTGCATTGGAGCAAGCACCTTCTTATCAGGAGCCTGCTACTACTAATAGCGAATTCAAGAAATCTGATAAAGTAGAGGCTGATAAAAATGTGACTAAATCGTTTCTGGCTACAAGTGAAAAACATAAAGCTGTTATAACAAGAGCTGAAAATGTATTAGAATCTACTGTAATAGAATCTAAAGATAAGAGTCCTGCAACTACTGCAACAGCTACAATGATGGCAAAAGAAGACCTGCCAGTTGCTACATCCAATCAACCTGTTTTGCTGGAAGAAAAGATGGCAGTGCCTCCAACAGAATCTGTCCAGGGAAATTCGTTTGCTTCCGTTAAACCTTCAGCACAGAAGAATACTACTGCTATTGACGATTCAAATACATTCGCTAAATCAAAAGTAAAAGCTACAACAGGAGGAGTACAAACTCCGCGCATAGTAAAAGGAAGAGTAGTGGATGCAGAAGATGGCATGGCTATTCCTGGAACAGTTGTTACTGTAAAGGGAACAAACATTACAACGTATACTAATCAGAATGGAGAATATGCAATTACAGTTCCGGCCGATGGAGAATTAGCCTTTAGTTTTGTAGGTTATATAACATACCGTATTCCTGTGGATCAACATGGTACTATCAATGCCAGCTTATCTCCTGATATGAAGTCGTTGAGTGAGGTAGTAGTAATAGGAAGTGAAGATGAGAAAAGTGGTAAAACAGCCTATACTCCCGCACAACCCGAAAAAGGTATGCCTGAGTTTATGAAAACAATAGAGCAAAAACTGGAAGCATCTCCTAATGCTGGTTCTTATGGATCTGGTACTATAAAAATAGGTTTCACTGTTGAACCTGATGGTAGTCTTACCAATGTAAAAGTACTGAAAAGTATTGGTGGCGAATCAGATCAAACCGCAGTACAAGCTGTAAAAGATGCATCCCG
- a CDS encoding lantibiotic dehydratase — MIEDFGFIIIRTPLLPIYSRNGNTQQYTSCLADIHSDLELLNFLNNDLFKEALLLSSQELFHAYEKLMHRKQDLSASDKKVVNKLLKYYLRISHRSTPYGVSAGLASINIADSTKIELNRSDKHKKKVRLNFDFITQYLKRKYTDKEFLFKGKFFSNNTIYKNFRGLHYIKGDNYPFSKMTVENTSLIESIIKYTKRKKNFSQIRKFILNRVTQSEQDVDKFIFHLIDNYLLLPDFYPDILSDNITKDFQKRLKQQADNQDLLLAIAEIERLNQTKIGQGFHSYIQIGKYLKNLDKYYSNVDLLHSDMYLSFKEKQINKNVLTEIYDCIHYLNKLKADSSNSRLRTFIQKFRERYGSKEVNLADVLDTITGIGYPVESHLDTGGNEFLKGLAGLSNNSADQFMLNSWDLFLFNKYLKSKDAFEKSMLVLSEEDLSEFKSAETSAKDLPSSLFSCFRLIAQDEDAIDKGNFLIDYIYTGGPSSINLLSRFANLDSDLDQKLQKCINAEEEGINDIIFAEIIHAPSGKASNVVTKTDFRKFEIPLLNNSDSSAIKLNIDDLTVYCSDNKVILKSRSLNRIVKPRLTSAHNYTYQALNFYYFLSDLHFQDGLYGLYWNWGNLMGGFKHLPRVVYKKCILSKESWIIELSDFDHLFENKQLPSYTKVQNYFSEVKIPQQFLIKGGNDLNLYINLESKVCFDLFWEELSKNRSLKIEECLFSANQCFITNETGKYSHEFVLPLKLNKNELNLSANAADITINRQIVTDFFPGSQWLQVNIFCNFQLMDEIIVHSLQKVLISLISQKIVEGYFFVKFNAPDSHIRLRLKVKVKSKIFRILDLVNKKLKNYIQAGSIWSIQLDSYKREIDRYTLDYDQVEHFFYMDSYCTIAILETLNTVKLLNSHRHRIIVALLSCQGILEKVGLSPEEKSNFIENLSSNFKNEFQLTSVLEHKKILANNFRQIKQFLKEQTPILMSQIKQIITDRDAQSSEFYSIIQALSYDRKCRIIESILHMCCNRILITHPRLNEVVIYDFIKQSLKSEKYNETILSA; from the coding sequence ATGATCGAAGATTTTGGTTTTATTATAATCCGGACACCTTTGCTGCCTATTTATTCCAGAAATGGTAATACTCAACAGTATACATCTTGTTTAGCAGATATCCACTCAGATTTGGAGTTATTAAACTTTCTAAATAATGACTTATTTAAAGAAGCTCTTTTGCTTTCATCACAGGAATTATTTCATGCCTATGAAAAGCTCATGCACCGGAAGCAAGATTTATCTGCTTCAGATAAAAAAGTTGTCAACAAACTTCTTAAATATTATCTAAGAATTTCTCACCGAAGCACACCCTATGGAGTTTCTGCAGGTTTGGCATCTATAAATATTGCAGATTCAACTAAAATTGAGTTAAACCGTAGCGATAAGCATAAAAAAAAGGTTCGCCTAAATTTTGATTTTATAACTCAATATTTAAAAAGGAAATACACAGATAAAGAATTTCTGTTTAAGGGGAAATTTTTTAGCAATAATACAATCTATAAGAATTTTAGAGGTCTTCATTATATAAAAGGAGATAATTATCCATTTTCTAAAATGACAGTAGAAAACACAAGTTTGATTGAGAGTATAATTAAGTACACTAAAAGAAAAAAAAATTTTTCTCAAATTCGGAAGTTTATACTTAATAGAGTCACTCAATCAGAACAGGATGTTGACAAGTTTATCTTTCATTTAATTGATAATTATCTCTTGCTTCCAGACTTTTATCCAGATATATTATCTGATAATATTACCAAAGACTTTCAAAAGAGACTCAAACAGCAAGCAGATAATCAGGATTTGCTTTTAGCAATAGCTGAGATTGAAAGACTGAACCAAACCAAAATCGGACAGGGTTTCCATTCCTATATTCAGATTGGTAAATATCTGAAAAATTTAGATAAGTACTACTCTAATGTGGATTTGCTCCATTCAGATATGTATTTATCTTTCAAGGAAAAGCAAATTAACAAGAATGTATTGACAGAGATTTATGATTGTATCCATTATCTGAATAAATTAAAAGCAGATAGTTCCAACTCGAGACTACGAACCTTTATACAAAAGTTCAGAGAAAGGTATGGTAGTAAGGAAGTAAATCTAGCAGATGTTTTGGATACAATAACTGGTATTGGGTATCCAGTGGAAAGTCATCTTGATACAGGTGGTAATGAGTTTTTAAAAGGATTAGCAGGTTTAAGCAATAATTCAGCTGATCAGTTTATGTTAAATAGTTGGGATCTGTTTTTATTTAATAAATACCTGAAGTCTAAAGATGCTTTTGAGAAAAGCATGCTGGTTTTAAGCGAAGAAGATCTATCTGAGTTTAAGAGTGCAGAAACATCAGCTAAGGACCTTCCTTCTTCTTTGTTTAGTTGTTTTCGATTGATTGCACAAGATGAAGATGCAATTGATAAAGGCAATTTTTTAATTGATTATATCTATACAGGAGGCCCTTCAAGTATTAATCTATTAAGCAGATTCGCAAATCTGGACTCAGATCTGGATCAAAAATTGCAAAAATGTATTAATGCTGAAGAAGAGGGAATAAATGATATTATCTTTGCTGAAATCATTCATGCTCCTTCTGGGAAGGCAAGTAATGTGGTTACCAAAACTGATTTTCGAAAATTTGAAATACCACTTCTCAATAATTCAGATAGTTCAGCTATTAAGTTGAACATTGATGATCTAACTGTCTATTGTAGTGATAATAAAGTTATCTTAAAATCCAGATCGTTAAATAGAATTGTTAAGCCTCGTCTGACTAGTGCTCATAACTATACCTATCAGGCACTTAATTTTTACTATTTCCTTTCAGATTTGCACTTTCAGGATGGTCTATACGGGTTATATTGGAATTGGGGAAATTTAATGGGAGGTTTTAAACATCTTCCAAGAGTAGTATATAAAAAGTGTATCCTCTCTAAAGAGTCATGGATAATTGAGTTGTCTGATTTTGATCACCTCTTTGAAAATAAACAATTACCATCTTATACAAAAGTCCAAAATTATTTCTCAGAAGTGAAGATTCCACAACAGTTTTTGATCAAAGGTGGCAATGATCTCAATTTATATATTAATCTGGAGAGTAAAGTTTGTTTTGATCTTTTCTGGGAAGAATTATCTAAAAACAGATCTCTTAAGATTGAAGAGTGTTTGTTTAGCGCTAATCAGTGTTTCATTACTAATGAAACCGGAAAGTACAGTCATGAATTTGTATTACCACTTAAATTAAACAAAAACGAATTAAACCTATCTGCTAATGCTGCTGATATAACTATAAATAGACAAATTGTAACTGATTTTTTTCCAGGAAGTCAGTGGTTACAAGTTAATATCTTTTGCAATTTCCAATTAATGGATGAGATCATTGTACATTCATTACAAAAAGTATTAATAAGTCTTATTAGTCAGAAAATTGTCGAAGGATACTTTTTTGTTAAGTTCAATGCTCCTGATTCACATATACGTTTAAGATTAAAAGTAAAAGTAAAAAGCAAAATCTTCCGGATTCTAGATCTGGTCAATAAAAAGCTTAAAAATTATATTCAAGCTGGAAGTATCTGGTCTATCCAATTGGATAGTTATAAAAGAGAAATAGATCGCTATACACTGGATTATGATCAGGTCGAACACTTTTTTTACATGGATAGCTATTGTACTATTGCCATACTGGAAACTCTAAATACTGTCAAACTTTTAAATTCACATAGACATAGGATTATAGTAGCTCTTCTTAGCTGTCAGGGAATACTGGAAAAAGTGGGGCTGTCCCCTGAGGAAAAGAGCAACTTTATAGAAAATTTATCTTCAAACTTTAAAAATGAATTTCAGTTGACTTCTGTTCTTGAGCATAAAAAGATTCTCGCCAATAACTTTAGACAAATTAAACAGTTTCTAAAAGAACAAACTCCCATTTTGATGAGTCAGATTAAGCAGATTATAACTGATAGAGATGCTCAAAGTAGCGAGTTTTATTCTATTATCCAAGCCTTATCCTATGATAGGAAATGTAGAATAATTGAGAGCATTTTACATATGTGCTGCAATAGGATTTTGATTACCCATCCAAGATTGAATGAGGTGGTTATCTATGATTTTATTAAACAAAGTCTGAAATCTGAAAAGTACAATGAAACTATTTTATCAGCTTGA
- a CDS encoding lanthionine synthetase LanC family protein produces MNQLICDTAQATPSYSSCSLYIGLGGPILLNASLYHRTKNSQFKDRLDLLITSYFDDIPTVISRQDSSLASGFAGILWLVEYLKQHKLLQMTSAKEELMNYISRQLEKSVSVDIENRDYDLLYGVIGKALVFLDYPYLRLNNTKVVTTIVEGIEQIAERDSNGNFWYDYYYDKKFKGEKIQNYGLAHGIPSIICTLCFFYLAGDIYVDVQVNTRKMVSLQMIRGAVNWLLSKKQQNGLSSFSNANISEQTSRLGWCYGDLGVAYSLFVAAQVLKDNEIYYSALEIALHSCKRNITDSQIQYIEGFYDIGICHGLAGVCLFYRLFYEFTHERTFSSKYFYYLRLLYSSLKTIKTLQEGTLQNLDLKKIIDDTSLLYGKSGACLVAFQDQSFLSPKWHNLMLLNNFHTLSTVVAE; encoded by the coding sequence TTGAATCAACTCATATGTGATACAGCTCAGGCCACTCCATCATACTCTTCCTGTTCTTTATATATAGGACTAGGTGGGCCCATTTTACTAAACGCCTCTTTATATCATAGAACGAAGAATAGTCAATTCAAAGATCGACTGGATTTATTAATCACCAGCTATTTTGATGATATACCGACTGTTATCTCACGTCAGGATTCTTCATTGGCAAGCGGATTTGCTGGTATATTATGGCTGGTAGAATATTTGAAACAGCATAAGTTGCTGCAAATGACATCAGCAAAAGAAGAATTGATGAATTATATTTCTCGACAATTAGAAAAGTCTGTCTCTGTTGATATTGAGAATAGAGATTATGATTTGTTGTATGGCGTGATAGGGAAAGCTCTGGTATTTTTAGATTATCCGTACCTGCGGTTAAATAACACGAAAGTGGTTACTACAATTGTTGAAGGTATTGAACAGATAGCGGAAAGGGACAGTAACGGGAATTTTTGGTATGACTACTACTACGATAAGAAATTTAAGGGAGAGAAAATTCAAAATTATGGATTAGCTCATGGTATACCCAGTATCATTTGTACCTTGTGTTTTTTTTACCTTGCCGGAGATATATATGTTGATGTACAGGTAAATACACGAAAAATGGTTTCTTTACAAATGATTAGAGGGGCTGTTAACTGGTTACTTTCCAAAAAACAACAAAACGGTTTGTCATCTTTCTCGAATGCAAACATAAGCGAGCAAACCAGTAGACTTGGGTGGTGTTATGGAGATTTAGGAGTTGCCTACTCTCTTTTTGTTGCAGCACAAGTGCTAAAAGATAATGAAATTTATTATAGTGCATTAGAGATTGCTTTACATTCTTGCAAACGGAACATCACTGACTCCCAGATTCAGTATATAGAGGGATTTTATGACATTGGTATTTGTCATGGATTGGCAGGTGTGTGTCTTTTTTATAGACTTTTCTATGAATTTACTCATGAAAGAACTTTCTCCAGTAAGTATTTCTATTATCTGAGATTACTTTATAGTTCTTTAAAGACAATTAAAACATTACAAGAAGGTACTCTCCAAAACCTGGATTTAAAAAAGATTATTGATGATACTTCCCTTCTTTATGGAAAGTCGGGAGCTTGTCTGGTTGCATTTCAAGATCAATCTTTTCTATCACCCAAATGGCATAATTTAATGTTGTTAAATAATTTCCATACCCTATCTACAGTAGTTGCAGAGTAA
- a CDS encoding GAF domain-containing sensor histidine kinase codes for MKAPEIPSNEESRLQALQGYHILDTQPEKDFDDIVKLASQICQTPISLISLVEQQRQWFKSRVGIDYKELPRESSFCGHAILQDGVFVVKDTHTDGRFIDNPLVEGDPGIRFYAGVPLINPDGFRLGTLCVIDKVPRELTSEQQFALQVLGQQVVHQLELRRRNFSLISAIEQSQAQANRINHLNEMNSKIISVISHDLRSPLNTIRGMINFLEIEEGFPAQLQHLIQKLNEMLDSTDEILTTLVQWGASQLSGNDMIHSIVNLHELVEKVKLEQEYKAKQKNNTIVNMVTLEQIRADKDMLWFILRNLVGNANKFTDSGTIKISAEKVDKQIKISVSDTGHGISKDILGTLFSQRQTSRGTQGEKGIGFGLIMCREFIEKLGGSIEVVSEEGKGSLFAFTIPH; via the coding sequence ATGAAAGCGCCAGAAATTCCATCAAATGAAGAATCTCGTCTACAGGCCTTACAAGGATATCACATTCTGGATACTCAACCTGAAAAAGATTTTGATGATATTGTGAAATTGGCGTCTCAGATCTGTCAGACCCCCATTTCGCTCATTTCACTTGTTGAACAACAACGACAATGGTTTAAATCACGTGTAGGAATAGACTATAAGGAATTACCCAGAGAGAGTTCTTTTTGTGGGCATGCGATTCTTCAGGATGGAGTATTTGTTGTAAAAGATACACACACTGATGGTAGATTCATAGATAACCCTTTGGTAGAGGGAGATCCAGGTATACGGTTTTATGCCGGTGTCCCTCTTATTAATCCAGATGGTTTTCGCCTCGGAACACTCTGTGTCATTGACAAAGTACCCAGAGAACTTACTTCCGAACAACAATTTGCCCTTCAGGTATTAGGCCAGCAGGTAGTACACCAACTCGAACTTCGCCGACGCAATTTTAGTCTGATATCAGCCATTGAACAATCCCAAGCACAAGCCAATCGGATTAATCATTTGAATGAGATGAACAGCAAAATCATTTCTGTTATTTCACATGATTTGCGTAGTCCACTAAATACCATTCGGGGAATGATTAACTTTTTGGAAATTGAAGAAGGATTTCCTGCACAACTTCAGCATTTAATCCAAAAACTTAATGAAATGCTGGATTCTACAGATGAGATACTGACAACTCTTGTTCAGTGGGGTGCATCTCAGCTTTCTGGCAATGACATGATCCATTCAATAGTAAATCTGCATGAACTGGTTGAAAAAGTAAAATTGGAACAGGAATATAAGGCAAAGCAGAAAAATAACACAATTGTTAATATGGTAACCCTTGAACAGATTCGTGCAGACAAAGATATGCTCTGGTTTATTTTGCGTAATCTGGTAGGGAATGCGAATAAGTTTACGGATAGCGGTACAATCAAGATTTCAGCTGAGAAGGTAGACAAACAAATTAAAATAAGTGTCAGCGACACCGGACATGGAATAAGCAAGGATATACTGGGCACCTTATTTTCCCAACGCCAAACCAGTAGAGGCACACAAGGTGAAAAAGGAATAGGCTTCGGATTGATTATGTGTCGAGAGTTTATTGAAAAACTGGGTGGAAGTATTGAAGTTGTAAGCGAAGAAGGAAAAGGAAGTCTATTTGCATTTACAATTCCTCATTGA